aaacataaaatataacACATAACACACTCAAACATAGACAGACAGgcatacatacagacacattAACACACATGAGGGGCAACAGTGCATGGTATATTGGCTTAAGGGTTAAATATGTGACAGTACTTCAACGAACGCAGACTGCTCTACCATCGAGAGCTTTACCCACCTGTTTCTTGGTCTGCTCTAACTCTTTCTTGGCCTTGAGGGCGACTGACTTCATCTTTTGTAACTTGTCCTCAGAATCCTTGACAGACTTCTCCAGTTGTTctaaaaaaaggtaaaattcaAGATAGTTTGTCCTTGTAGAGATACTCAATTCATTCATACACCtgtatcaattaaaaaaaaaaaaaaactggcctTGCTAAAACACACATTATCttatttatcatttatgttTAAGTACCACCTGCAACCAATGTTGTCCTTGTTTAAACGGCACACCATATTGATGTCATACAAAGGTATCATCATCAAGCACTTTTTTCCCTGTCGAAACAAACCATGTCTTGTTCATCCTACATTTCTATCTCATTTTCATGGGGAGTTTTGTCCATCTTAAAATCTACCAAACCTTGTTCAATTTGCACATAAGAATTATTTTGAggaaaactgtttttttttttttgttgaaacatacAATGCTTTCCTCTTGTCAAGCAAAGCATTACTTATCAAAACAATTTTGTCCTTGTTGAATATGACAAACCTTGTTTACTTCACACAAAGTATCACTTCTTTTACTTTGCAGTGTTAAACTGTGTCATATCAACAAAGCATTTTCTTCTCACCCATATGTTGCTTGACATCATCAGTTGGGCCAGCTGACCTCTGCAAAGATTCTTGCTCCAGCTGTCCTTTCtgaaagtgaaagaaataagaaaaaaaaaagctgcacaTTCTGCTCTTAACAAGAATAATAAAACAGGTAATGAAGTCATCTTTATCAAAGACATTCAGTGATTTCATACAAGTATTTGAGAGCTTGGTGAATAAGAAATCATCCAGTCAGCACTTGTCATCATTGAATTCATGACCACTCTGCAGCATGTGCATGGCCACTGGAATATGCTTACCTTTAGGTGAATGGACAGTTCATTGCACATATGGTGAAAAAAATCTGATACAGAATTTTAGGAAACATGTAAATTTTCCTGAACCTCTTGGCAAAAGCACGAAGAATCATGACCCTGCATTTAACACAGACTGTAACAGTGTCAAATTCTCTCAAAATGTATCATCAACTGAGAACACATGCCAAAGAAGACAGGAACTTTTAACTGAACAGACTCAGTTTAAAGTTAAGTTGGAAGCAGCAGCAATGGCCTCTCAGAATGTACTTTATAACATCAATGCCTAATCCGTCAAAGAGGCACTTGGTCTGGTGACAGCTTGctgaaaaaaaaccaaaaaagatACTTCCTGTATGGACAATGCGAAATTGACAAAGACTCAAAAATATAATGcaggtgaaaaacaaaaagacaaaaagccAAGGAATGCCCTGACCTGAGCATTGAGTTCAGCCACTGTTTCCCTGAGACGAGTGACCTGTTCTGTCATGTCTTCCTTCTGAGACCTGAGCTCTGTGACGCTGGACGAGAGCTCCTCATTTTCTGCCACCTGTTCGTCAAGTTTGGACtgcaggaagaaaaagaaacaacaaaatgtcCCATGATCACAGAGCAAATTGACTTACGAGAATTATCATTTCTCTGCTCTACTGTGAAATTTTTATGGAAGATTCAGAGACAGTTTTGGTATACAGCCAAAATCATGCACAGAACTGCATGACGCATTAGGATGTAAGTTTAGAGATTGCATGCCTATCCAGAAAACATATTCTCCTACTCATTGTCTGCCATTAACGGTCCAATATAATTCCCTATCATGCATTATGTATTATCATGCATTATATAATGTTTATACATAATttggaaaaataatgaaatgaaacgaaacgaaatgaaattcTTGATGGCAAAACCACATTCATACCTGCATCGTCTGCATCTGGCCAATCAGCTTCTGCCGTGTGACCTCGAGGTCACTGACCTGTCGGGCGAGTTCACTCTCCTTCTGACCCATGGCCTCATTCTGCTGCATGGCCACCTCCAGGTCGGAGTACAGCTTGTCCTTCTCCGAGACGACTTCCTCAAGCCTTGCCTGGAGGCTTGCATTCGCCTCCTGCTGCTCCACCAGACTCTGGTTCAAGGTGGAAACTTGCTCTGCGGTATGTTTGAACGGAGAAAAATGGGTCGGAGAGAGTAAGCCATGAGAGTCAGTGACAAAGAAGAGGACTGAGGGATCGGCTGTCTCTGAAGTTATCCTTGCTAAGAACTTGTTCCTCAACTCCACAGACTTTTATCAGCAAAAGGGTATTGAATAAGTAGAGTTTGCAGGAATTTAAAATCCTTTCTAGCACTGATCTCATGACAAGTACTATCATGTTCCTGACAACCAGACAATAAAAGCAATGTGCCTTGTAGGCTGAGGAGAGATAAGTTGTACATATTTCTAAAATCTGTAAACCACTAGCATAAATACATATGCTTacagcagggctgcacactaacccgtttcttctactggtccaacctgtccGTTGGTCCAgaaggtacccagtttttccatttttcattggtaaattcctgaaaaagttactggtctgacagtgatttttacaggtcagggaccgtcggaccagtgccagtgtgcagccttgCTAACAGAATATGAATTCAAATGTTCTTCAACTTTAGATAAACCTTGACTAACAATGGTGTGGTCTATAGAGTGAATCTACTTTTGAACTTGAAAATACTAACTATTGaagtattccccccccccaaaaaaaaaaaaaaaaggaagaaaagttaAGCTGTTACAAGCCAAAATCAAATCTCCATCTCCTTCAAACCTAATTGATGAGAAAAAGTCTTGATGACAGTGTTGATCCTACTATGCATCTACCTTGAAGCTTGATGAGAGTTGCCTCCTTCTCGCTGTCCCCTTGCTCCCGGGAGCTCCTCAGCTCGCTCATCTGGTCCTGGAGCTGCTGGACCTTGGCCTGGCTGGCCTTCTTCAGCTTCTCAAAGTTGGCAGCATACTTCTCCTTGGCCCCCTCCAGGTCCTCGATCCTGGCCTGGAGGGCCCGCCTCTCCTGGTCCACGTGGAGCTCCCGGTCCCGCTGGTCAGCCTCGAGGGTCTCTTTCTCCGCCCCCATCTTGGCCAGGTGCTCCTGCAGGAGCTGTTGGTCTCTGGTGCTGTCTTCCTGGAGCTTGGCGGCTTCCTTCTGCAGTTCCTCACACTTGGCTTGAAGCTCGCTGCTCAGACTTTCCCCTACTTTGCATTTGAGAATCATTCAagattatcaaaattttgaaggagGCAACTAACAACAACAGTATGTATGGCCTTCAATGACAGACTCTTGACTTGTTTGgtgcattaaagggatggtacagtattggtggagatgataaTTGGGCTTTTCAGTTtatgcgagataccaagaaaacatttatgaagtagtacagagcataccattttcaaaggaattcaaaatttatttgatgaaaatcgggtttggaatgactgaaacatccaaaaacaaagtaaaacaaagcgatcataataaaatgtgggtcccataCTTCATTAGAaccactctgttttggatatctcagccatttcaaaaccaattttcatcacataaacgttgaattcctcatggaattacatgttctttcatatttcagaagaggtttctcattatctcaccaaaaaatatgttagaaacctgaacttaggtctcaaccaaaactatacgattcctTTAACTCTCACATGAGAATGTGTTGATATTATTAGATGTCATTAGATATCATTGAAATCACTGGATTTCACAAATGACTTGAAGGGTGTCATGAGGCATGGGATTACCATCATGATCCTACAAACACAGAGTTGTGAGATTTAAAATTACAACATCTCAACTCTGACATGAGCTCAGCATTTGAATCAGGATCAATGAAAAAACTCACAATAGATCAAACTTTACATGTGATTTGTGTAATGTCTACATAGTGGACTCATAGTCCTGAACACATACTGAATGAGCAACCCTCTTCAAGGCTTTGTAAGTTATCAACTCACCTTGTTCTTTCTCTGCCATCACATCAGCCAAAGTCTTTTCAGTCTTGTCCTTTTCCACCCTGAGCAGTCTCACTTCTTCTCTCAGTTTTTCTTCCAtctctttcatttctctttgattcTACAAGATGATCCAATGTGGATAGAACATGCTTTTCCTTAACCAATAAATAATTGCAGCCTTGAAGTGGCAATTTGAAACATTCAAATTTGAATGACACAATATATGAAAACTTTGTGAAGGAAATCAAACCTGTTCTTTGCATCACTGTCTCTAGCTTGCTGTCAGCTTCTCACATTGCTCCCAAAGAAATATACTGGTATCATTTTACActtgattaaaaacaaacaaaatactgcAGTCATTGTCTTCACTATTGGAACATCTGTGATTATCAAACATCTTAGCAAACACCTGCACTAAACATTTACAAAGAAAGTAGCACACATATTTCACACAGAAATAGAcaattcctttattttttaaaaatcttagTACATGATAAAATGCAAACCTTTTGGAATATATCTACCTGACAATATCTAATAATCATAACCTACCCACCTATGACAGATGAAACTGCAATCAGTAAACATATATGCTATTATAACTTCTTTACCCAAAATACATATCGCATCTCTGTAttccattatcatcattaatgttATCTCTATAATCTATGCCATTGATACacacatcaacatcatcataatcatattcataataatttgATATGACTCCTATTTTCATCAGTACTCTTACAATATGACCATTCTAAACCCTCACAAGTTTTTATCACAGAATCATCaacactatcatcatcatcatcatcatcatcatcatcgtcgtcatcatcatcgtcgtcatcatcatcattgtcatcctcaacatcaccaccatcaccaccatcaccaccatcatcatcatctcactGTCATCACTCCTGTCACTACAGCCCTCACCTCAGAGTTCTTGTCTGTGCCTCCTGATGTCAGGTGTTCCACCTGCTCCTGGTACTCTGCACTCTGTTGGAGACTCTCCAGGTGGGCCTGTCTGATCAGCATCAATTGTTCCTTCACTCCATCCAGCTCTTCCTTCAAGGTCTtcacctcctcctctttcttctgCACTTCCTCCCGTGCACTTCTCACTGCTTCCTCCAGCTCTCCTTTCACATTTGTCATTTCTTCTCCCTTTTGACTTTCCATCTTGGCAGCATTTTCTTTCAGGTCCTGGATCTCCCTTTCCAAATCATCCACTCGTTTTGCTCTACTCTCCAGCTCTTCTTTCGATTTTGCGCTGGATTTTTCAATCTCTTCCTTCAGACTGGCCAATTCAACTTCCTTTTCACTCTGTACTTTCTCCAAAGTGGACTTCATGACAGtcacttcttctttcttcttagCAGCCTCCACTTTAGCTGCCTCCACAGCTTCCTCTAGCTCTGCTTTCACCTTCTGAAACTCACTGTCTCTTTCACTTTCCCCACTTGCCATTCTCTCCTTCAGGTTGCTCAATTCCTGTGCAACCGTCTGGGCCTCTTCTCTTGATGCAAGCAAGGACTGCTCAAGGTTTTCTTTCAGAGTCTGCATCTCTTCTTCCTTCCTCCCACTTGCTTCCTCCACCTCTCTCACCCGCTGCTTCATCACTTTGACCTCTTCCGTTCTTTCGCCAAGTTCCGTTTCCTTTGAGGCAAAATCTCTCTGGAGTGCATCCCTGGCTGACTCGAGTTCACCGACCTTCACGTTTAAAGCTTCCTTGTCTGTATTGGCACCATCAAGTTGGTTTTGTAGGACCTGGTTGAGATCTGACTGTCCTGTTTTGAGCGACTCAAGTTCATCTGCCAGTCGCTGCTTCTCTTCAGACCGCACCTTAAGCATATCCTCTAGCTTTGTCTTCTCTGCTGTAAGGTTTTCTACATCACTCTGTAAGGCTTGGCCTCTGTCACCAAGTTCTGTCAATTTACCTTGGAGTGAATCTAGCTCACCTACTTGTTTCTTCAACTCTGCGATCTGGCCAGTGCATTCTTCGATCTTTGACTCTTGTTGTCTTTTTTCATCCTCCAAGTCCTTGACCACTTTCTCTAGCTTGCTAACACTTGCAGTGCTCTCCTCTCTTGCCAGAATAAGCCCTTCCTTTTCTTTCAGGAGCTTGGTAAGATCTTCACCCATGGCCTCCAACTGGCTCTGCAGTTTCTGACTGGCCCCAGAGGCTTCCTGAGAACTCTGTGTCAAACTTGCAAGTCTGGCATTGAACCCTTCCTCAGAATCTTCCAGTTGCTTCTGGAGGTCCCTTACTTTCTCCTGCAGCTGCTGTCCCTCTTTGGCCATCTCCTCTCGCTCCTCCTCCAGTTTCTTCATCTTCTCCATCATCTCCGCCTCCTTCATGCTGTGGTCCTTGTCCAACTTCTCCCTCTCTGCGAGACTCGTCTCCAGTTCTGCCTTGAGGGTATCCAGCTCCTTGGAGGAGGCTCCCTGCTCATCCTGGAGCTGCTTCAGTTTCTGAGCCAGGGCTTTCTTCTCCAAGGCCAGCTTCTGGAGTCTCTTCTTGGTCTCGTCTCCCTTGGAGCTCTCCGAGGAGATGGACTGCTTGAGAGATTTGAGTGACTCCAGCGTTTGGTCTCTGGCTTCCGTCAAGATGTCCACTTGCTCTCGGAGGCTCTGCAGATACATACAAAAGTCAAAATTGTCAAAGACAGACTATGATAGTCATTAAATCTATATTTATAAAAGTGTGGGTTAATTTGTATTCATGTAGCACTGGTGATGCAGAACCATTAGAGCTTCATAAACCATACTCTCTTCCGTCAAGCATATGCCACAAACTGTAACCTAACGGTCACCCCTGTAACAGGACAATGGTCTTTTCTTACATATCAGATGAAGTTCTCTCACAGTGACTGTGGTGCCACCAAGCTAACAATGCACTAGCATAGCACACAGAGCAGAAAATGAAGCATGATGACAACAATGCATGTAAGGAAATCAAAGTCCCCTGAAGCTGCACACTGTACCTTGTTCTCATCTCCCAAAGCCTTCTGCTCATCCTGGAGACACTGGAATGTGGTCCTCATTGTCTCCTCCTTCATCTGCATGCATTGCACCTGCTCATCAAGGGCCTGGTGGAAATTAATCACGAAGCAGACACCACTATTAGACCAATCCCAAAGGAGCCAGATACTACAACCATCTCGGGGGAAGGGGGACATATCACAGGACATTGCTTCTAAGAACTTTAGCATGTAACTGGATATGAATCACCAAGTT
The Diadema setosum chromosome 21, eeDiaSeto1, whole genome shotgun sequence DNA segment above includes these coding regions:
- the LOC140244157 gene encoding uncharacterized protein, whose product is MSEGKAAMEEGGDTKQSPAPKQQGKLESLAKEDLIKYVKKQAAINQKIKAKCDELTKKNAALMSEKEAGPTPAGAESSGSSRVKELEEELKELKEDNQGVQAAYNAVQQQLTQAAEIQETLQEALNAASDQRNEADKQRQDAVSELEKAQSRIKALDEQVQCMQMKEETMRTTFQCLQDEQKALGDENKSLREQVDILTEARDQTLESLKSLKQSISSESSKGDETKKRLQKLALEKKALAQKLKQLQDEQGASSKELDTLKAELETSLAEREKLDKDHSMKEAEMMEKMKKLEEEREEMAKEGQQLQEKVRDLQKQLEDSEEGFNARLASLTQSSQEASGASQKLQSQLEAMGEDLTKLLKEKEGLILAREESTASVSKLEKVVKDLEDEKRQQESKIEECTGQIAELKKQVGELDSLQGKLTELGDRGQALQSDVENLTAEKTKLEDMLKVRSEEKQRLADELESLKTGQSDLNQVLQNQLDGANTDKEALNVKVGELESARDALQRDFASKETELGERTEEVKVMKQRVREVEEASGRKEEEMQTLKENLEQSLLASREEAQTVAQELSNLKERMASGESERDSEFQKVKAELEEAVEAAKVEAAKKKEEVTVMKSTLEKVQSEKEVELASLKEEIEKSSAKSKEELESRAKRVDDLEREIQDLKENAAKMESQKGEEMTNVKGELEEAVRSAREEVQKKEEEVKTLKEELDGVKEQLMLIRQAHLESLQQSAEYQEQVEHLTSGGTDKNSENQREMKEMEEKLREEVRLLRVEKDKTEKTLADVMAEKEQVGESLSSELQAKCEELQKEAAKLQEDSTRDQQLLQEHLAKMGAEKETLEADQRDRELHVDQERRALQARIEDLEGAKEKYAANFEKLKKASQAKVQQLQDQMSELRSSREQGDSEKEATLIKLQEQVSTLNQSLVEQQEANASLQARLEEVVSEKDKLYSDLEVAMQQNEAMGQKESELARQVSDLEVTRQKLIGQMQTMQSKLDEQVAENEELSSSVTELRSQKEDMTEQVTRLRETVAELNAQKGQLEQESLQRSAGPTDDVKQHMEQLEKSVKDSEDKLQKMKSVALKAKKELEQTKKQVIAVTQEKDKAQSELQSFKKRQEALENQLSGSQQHMENYQSLHHEYERLQDELESKAERIKTLEKELHETQQDLGNLSMECTQTKQLKEELIQRLDSQEKELRGVERTLAEIRSRLAVAEEEKEAERKEHGAKKEQLAQAQEKIASMEESLREQTETHSSTTRKLEAALKEASQSNLMDLEIADYERTVSSLNAGIEERDAKVASLTAEVDNMEKRLEAMQNEVVAVGNQRDQAEERANKLKGMLVKTKKELADSKKAETEQRSAEAALYGQVEFLNQQMEHHKIEQAKMASESQRLKDQIRASNEANMRTVRSLEQKASLLQDDLELSRSELAASQAEFESYKVRVHSVLKQQKTRESHTVAMGMEAGEREEAEKMVQGLRNRLKESADKLGALSSEHELLQGEHERLLQRHSEMVQDLEGKEAAWKERFEKMRIEAHARNMEHTESIKELTAQNEALTNSFKVQMRQLQEDHHRTTDSLQRQLESTENQLYRAQQEIQRNNALVVAPNRTPLEMSRENPLEAAIRSMPGEREQAEGMENTDTEKIRPVLTPLITSGPAQSPPTTPSVPFAQLLSSPTDDRQSILSTVSSTAEEEQLKGKLTAAQHRIDHFTEITGENEATILRLTEQAKVLKEEIRRLERNQARENAIANMEYLKNVVLKFIFLPQGDEKGRLIPVLKTMLKLSDAEIKQLATIAQGEDATQKPGSQLGSYLHRWSGGIL